Proteins encoded together in one Gemmatimonadota bacterium DH-78 window:
- a CDS encoding glutaminyl-peptide cyclotransferase, translated as MDRLRLRAGVAATLLMPVFLACGDAGPPEALLYEVVRTLPHDSSAYTQGLLLHDGVLYESTGRYGESRVRTVDPASGEVLRDAPLDSLYFGEGLAQVGDRLIQLTWKEGTARVLDLETLDSVGSFSYGGEGWGLCYDGTQLWMSDGTSTLTRRDPDSFALLGTLDVTSGGVAVFRLNELECVDGSIWANVYQRDEIVRVDPATGRVTGILNAAALTRDAGRLGDPEAVLNGIAWNPEAGTFYLTGKLWSRLYEVRIDEPGG; from the coding sequence ATGGATCGACTGCGCCTGCGCGCCGGCGTCGCCGCGACGCTTCTGATGCCCGTCTTTCTGGCCTGCGGCGACGCCGGCCCGCCCGAAGCGCTGCTCTACGAGGTGGTGCGGACCCTTCCGCACGACTCGTCGGCCTATACGCAGGGGTTGCTGCTCCACGACGGGGTGCTGTACGAGTCGACCGGCCGCTACGGCGAGTCGCGCGTGCGCACGGTCGACCCGGCGTCGGGCGAGGTGCTGCGCGATGCACCGCTCGACTCGCTCTACTTCGGCGAGGGGCTGGCGCAGGTGGGCGATCGGCTGATCCAGCTGACCTGGAAGGAGGGCACGGCCCGGGTCCTGGACCTCGAGACGCTCGACTCCGTGGGGTCGTTCTCGTACGGGGGCGAGGGGTGGGGGCTCTGCTACGACGGCACGCAGCTGTGGATGAGCGACGGGACCTCCACCCTCACCCGCCGCGACCCCGACAGCTTCGCCCTGCTCGGCACCCTCGACGTCACCTCGGGGGGGGTGGCCGTCTTCCGCCTCAACGAGCTCGAGTGCGTCGACGGCTCCATCTGGGCCAACGTCTACCAGCGCGACGAGATCGTCCGGGTCGACCCGGCCACCGGCCGCGTCACCGGCATCCTGAATGCGGCGGCACTCACGCGGGACGCCGGCCGCCTCGGCGACCCCGAAGCGGTGTTGAACGGCATCGCCTGGAATCCCGAAGCGGGCACCTTCTATCTCACCGGCAAGCTCTGGTCGCGCCTCTACGAGGTGCGGATCGACGAGCCCGGGGGCTGA
- a CDS encoding YegS/Rv2252/BmrU family lipid kinase: MHPSTLVILNPTSGRGTDPAEFSATVRESLPCRVALTQGEGDAARLAAEGVEAGATRIVAAGGDGTVRGVVEGMVRAGSDAASTPELGLIPLGTGNDLARTVGIPLQLKRAVALLAASSATRPLDLLRVTRDGSESWAANAVVVGNGARLGTVLDSDDKTFWGPLSYLRSAVEVVVDLQPVSVLWQLDDEEARAFEVLNVVAANGAGAGRGVPIAPGADPFDGQLDAVMIENAPSGQIVQIGTALLAGGDADAAAYHRRAARRVRMESRQGPLPVSIDGEPVEAEVLAVELVAGRLRLVVEPDEGGTSFFGGRTSTDDSSS; encoded by the coding sequence ATGCACCCGTCCACCCTCGTGATCCTGAACCCCACCTCCGGCCGGGGCACCGACCCCGCGGAGTTTTCCGCCACCGTTCGGGAGTCGCTGCCCTGCCGGGTGGCCCTCACGCAGGGAGAGGGAGACGCGGCCCGTCTCGCCGCCGAAGGGGTGGAGGCGGGGGCGACGCGCATCGTCGCGGCCGGCGGAGACGGCACGGTCCGGGGGGTCGTGGAGGGCATGGTGCGCGCGGGGTCGGACGCCGCGAGCACGCCCGAGCTCGGGCTGATTCCGCTGGGTACGGGCAACGACCTCGCGCGCACCGTCGGGATTCCGCTGCAGCTGAAGCGGGCGGTCGCGCTTCTCGCCGCCTCGTCCGCCACCCGGCCGCTCGACCTCCTGAGGGTCACCCGAGACGGGAGCGAGTCGTGGGCCGCCAACGCCGTGGTCGTGGGCAACGGGGCGCGGCTCGGCACGGTGCTGGACTCCGACGACAAGACCTTCTGGGGCCCGCTGTCGTACCTGCGCTCGGCGGTGGAGGTGGTGGTCGATCTCCAGCCGGTGTCGGTGCTCTGGCAGCTCGACGACGAGGAAGCCCGGGCGTTCGAGGTGCTCAACGTCGTGGCGGCCAACGGAGCCGGAGCGGGGCGCGGGGTGCCGATCGCGCCCGGCGCGGACCCCTTCGACGGGCAGCTCGATGCCGTGATGATCGAGAATGCCCCCTCCGGCCAGATCGTGCAGATCGGTACGGCGCTGCTCGCGGGAGGCGACGCCGACGCCGCGGCCTACCACCGGCGGGCCGCCCGCCGGGTGCGCATGGAGTCGAGGCAGGGGCCCCTTCCCGTGAGCATCGACGGTGAGCCGGTCGAGGCGGAGGTGCTCGCGGTGGAGCTGGTGGCCGGCCGCCTCCGGCTCGTGGTCGAACCCGACGAGGGCGGCACCTCCTTCTTCGGCGGGCGTACCTCCACCGACGATTCCTCCAGCTGA
- a CDS encoding alpha/beta hydrolase-fold protein, with amino-acid sequence MTRGRAVSLHRTSAFDLPTPGGASTRILLAVPDEPAPPSGFPVLYLLDGGAYFGTLVEMVRLRRNRPAMTGVEACIVVGVAHPEAHPWDRERRRREFTPAPGGDAEAFRRLLHEELQPRIETDTPADPERRVLLGHSLAAAFVLDTWLESPGRYDGMLAVSPSIWAFRERLFGGLARVIDAAAPPRPRLRVAVGQYDQELAPWQLDAPDPDRLRARREERRMVDDAREWCERAAAASGPSGDGRPSVHFEVFAGEDHASVLPAALTRSLRPLVGIR; translated from the coding sequence GTGACCCGAGGTCGGGCCGTCTCGCTGCACCGGACGAGCGCCTTCGACCTCCCCACACCCGGGGGTGCCTCCACCCGGATCCTGCTCGCCGTGCCGGACGAGCCCGCGCCCCCGTCCGGCTTCCCGGTGCTCTACCTGCTCGACGGGGGCGCCTACTTCGGCACCCTGGTCGAGATGGTGCGCCTGCGCCGCAACCGACCCGCGATGACCGGGGTGGAGGCCTGCATCGTGGTCGGCGTGGCGCACCCCGAGGCGCACCCGTGGGACCGCGAGCGGCGCCGACGGGAGTTCACGCCGGCTCCGGGGGGAGACGCCGAGGCCTTTCGCCGGCTGTTGCACGAGGAGCTGCAGCCGCGCATCGAGACCGATACCCCGGCCGACCCGGAGCGCCGAGTCCTTCTCGGCCACTCATTGGCGGCCGCGTTCGTGCTCGACACCTGGCTGGAGTCGCCGGGCCGCTACGACGGCATGCTCGCGGTGAGTCCGTCGATCTGGGCCTTCCGTGAACGACTGTTCGGCGGCCTGGCCCGCGTGATCGATGCGGCCGCCCCCCCGCGCCCGCGGCTTCGGGTGGCGGTCGGGCAGTACGATCAGGAGCTCGCCCCCTGGCAGCTCGACGCCCCCGATCCCGACCGACTGCGGGCCCGGCGGGAGGAGCGTCGCATGGTCGACGACGCCCGGGAGTGGTGCGAGCGGGCGGCGGCGGCGAGCGGCCCCTCCGGCGACGGCAGGCCATCGGTCCACTTCGAGGTGTTCGCCGGCGAAGACCACGCCTCCGTGCTCCCCGCCGCACTCACGCGATCGCTGCGACCGCTCGTCGGCATCCGGTAG
- a CDS encoding exo-alpha-sialidase: MRRTPALPSIVLAVALVSGCEESSSRTAAGSVLEQTAWRLRTDVTAALDADTGWGAALNEAATVAADQPFRLRVEVAGAAGADRGFTLESRRNDGEWTAVLARDFPYPDEISTPRVSVVQIDAYPPGAATTDLLDGSDRAFTGGAGVVLDSATVAWPGQGQSEWEWPLVIRRWADGAVTNEPGDRFDFRMVDSEGRPLGGRVATVHLEVPAGHLGGTYAETPGRLGPWSADDGTLYFPMEPAETWNALMMMVSRDGGAEWVEADAAGRPATVDLEGFATALHAGRVHMLHQTDSVFYHAFATTDDPAAPEGWAATDELVSVSSDPPSQTAAVEARGDGSVVAIYGDSLGLRLRIRSADGAWGDERILADEDGALLTGVQSARTDDDRVHIAYAALTGDERTIRHRTLHPDGALSAATTLADGIGTAVEEDAGALAPLVYLPGLDQVVVIYRDATGRPWERRVAADGSGPVSPPLRIADRAVVQNAVDADQAGFDAVGADNTVHLFFIDEESREVAHVAREGSGPWTAPRTVIEGADVQWIRGVVGTGADGEPVYSVVIDAGSDGGSGMNRYLELPLSGG, from the coding sequence ATGCGCCGCACCCCCGCCCTCCCGTCCATCGTTCTCGCCGTCGCGCTCGTCTCGGGGTGTGAGGAGTCGTCCTCGCGCACCGCTGCGGGGTCGGTCCTCGAGCAGACCGCCTGGCGCCTTCGCACCGATGTGACGGCCGCCCTCGACGCCGATACGGGGTGGGGTGCGGCGCTGAACGAGGCGGCCACCGTGGCGGCCGATCAGCCCTTTCGCCTGCGCGTGGAGGTGGCGGGCGCCGCCGGTGCCGACCGCGGGTTCACCCTCGAGAGCCGCCGCAACGACGGGGAGTGGACGGCGGTGCTCGCGCGCGACTTTCCCTACCCCGACGAGATCTCGACCCCGCGCGTGAGCGTGGTGCAGATCGACGCGTACCCCCCGGGGGCCGCGACCACCGACCTGCTCGACGGCTCCGACCGCGCCTTCACCGGGGGTGCCGGCGTCGTGCTCGACAGCGCGACCGTCGCCTGGCCCGGCCAGGGTCAATCCGAGTGGGAGTGGCCCCTCGTGATTCGGCGCTGGGCCGACGGCGCGGTCACCAACGAGCCCGGCGACCGTTTCGACTTCCGCATGGTCGACTCGGAGGGGCGCCCGCTCGGCGGCCGCGTGGCCACCGTGCACCTCGAGGTGCCCGCCGGGCATCTGGGCGGCACCTACGCCGAAACCCCCGGTCGCCTCGGCCCGTGGTCGGCGGACGACGGGACGCTGTACTTCCCCATGGAGCCCGCCGAGACCTGGAACGCCCTCATGATGATGGTGTCGCGCGACGGCGGTGCCGAGTGGGTGGAGGCCGATGCCGCGGGCCGGCCGGCCACCGTCGATCTGGAGGGCTTCGCCACCGCCCTGCACGCGGGTCGGGTGCACATGCTGCACCAGACCGATTCGGTGTTCTACCACGCATTCGCCACCACCGACGACCCCGCGGCCCCCGAGGGTTGGGCCGCGACCGACGAGCTGGTGTCGGTCTCCTCCGACCCGCCCTCGCAGACGGCCGCCGTCGAGGCGCGCGGCGACGGCAGTGTCGTGGCGATCTACGGGGATTCGCTGGGACTCCGCCTCCGCATCCGCAGCGCCGACGGCGCCTGGGGCGACGAGCGCATTCTCGCCGACGAGGATGGCGCGCTGCTGACGGGAGTCCAGAGCGCACGCACCGACGACGACCGCGTGCACATCGCCTACGCGGCTCTCACCGGCGACGAACGCACCATCCGTCACCGCACCCTCCACCCCGACGGCGCTCTGTCGGCCGCCACCACCCTGGCGGACGGCATCGGCACCGCGGTGGAGGAAGACGCCGGGGCCCTCGCGCCTCTCGTGTACCTCCCGGGGCTCGATCAGGTGGTGGTGATCTATCGCGACGCCACCGGCCGGCCGTGGGAGCGACGGGTGGCCGCCGACGGCTCGGGACCGGTGTCGCCCCCCCTTCGGATCGCCGACCGCGCGGTGGTGCAGAACGCCGTGGACGCCGACCAGGCCGGCTTCGACGCGGTGGGTGCCGACAACACCGTACACCTGTTCTTCATCGACGAGGAATCGCGCGAGGTGGCACACGTCGCCCGGGAGGGCTCGGGCCCCTGGACCGCGCCCCGCACGGTGATCGAAGGCGCCGACGTGCAGTGGATCCGGGGGGTGGTCGGCACCGGAGCCGATGGAGAGCCGGTCTACTCCGTGGTGATCGATGCCGGCTCCGACGGCGGTTCGGGCATGAACCGCTACCTCGAGCTGCCGCTGTCGGGGGGCTGA
- a CDS encoding mercuric reductase — MDRVDDLVIGTGQAGKPLAGALAESGRRVVVVEAHDRVGGTCVLTGCTPTKTMVASARVAHLARRAADYGVEIGDVSIDLARIRERKRAVVDDFSSGSRRGLEKHDTLELVFGFARFTGERRVEVDLRAGGRRTLEAERVFINTGTRNRVLPLDGLDAVPWLDNASIMELDEVPEHLIVLGGGFIGLEFGQMYRRFGAEVTIVEAAGRLVGREDPEVSEALREMLDDDGITIRLDSRAAAVTRHGAGVRLTVETEAGEASIAGSHLLMAVGRVPATEGLGTDAAGIERTDRGFIRVNERLETTAEGVWALGDVNGGPPFTHIAYDDFRIVQRNLLEAAAPFGSGPATRDDRLVPYTLFTDPQLGRIGLTETQAREAGHAVRIAHLPMTRVARAIETDETRGFMKAVVDGDTDRILGAAILGPEGGEVATILQLAMMGDLPWTRLRDTALSHPTWGESLNNLFTTLE; from the coding sequence ATGGATCGTGTCGACGACCTCGTGATCGGAACCGGCCAGGCCGGCAAACCGCTGGCCGGCGCCCTCGCCGAATCCGGGCGGCGGGTGGTGGTGGTGGAGGCGCACGACCGCGTCGGCGGCACCTGCGTGCTCACCGGCTGCACCCCGACCAAGACCATGGTGGCGAGCGCACGCGTGGCCCACCTGGCTCGCCGAGCCGCGGACTACGGAGTCGAGATCGGCGACGTGTCGATCGATCTCGCGCGCATTCGCGAGCGGAAGCGGGCCGTGGTCGACGACTTCTCGTCGGGCAGCCGCCGGGGCCTCGAGAAGCACGACACGCTGGAGCTCGTGTTCGGATTCGCGCGGTTCACCGGGGAGCGCCGGGTGGAGGTCGACCTTCGCGCCGGCGGGCGCCGCACGCTGGAGGCCGAGCGGGTGTTCATCAACACCGGCACCCGCAACCGCGTTCTGCCGCTCGATGGCCTCGACGCCGTGCCCTGGCTCGACAACGCCTCGATCATGGAGCTCGACGAGGTGCCCGAGCATCTGATCGTGCTCGGCGGAGGCTTCATCGGGCTCGAGTTCGGGCAGATGTACCGGCGGTTCGGCGCGGAGGTGACCATCGTGGAGGCGGCGGGACGTCTGGTGGGTCGCGAAGACCCCGAGGTGTCGGAGGCCCTGCGCGAGATGCTCGACGACGACGGCATCACGATCCGCCTCGACTCCCGCGCCGCAGCGGTGACCCGCCATGGAGCGGGCGTCCGGCTCACCGTCGAGACGGAGGCGGGAGAGGCCTCGATCGCCGGAAGCCACCTGCTCATGGCGGTGGGGCGCGTGCCCGCCACGGAGGGACTCGGCACCGACGCCGCGGGGATCGAGCGCACGGATCGCGGGTTCATTCGGGTCAACGAGCGCCTCGAAACCACCGCCGAGGGGGTCTGGGCCCTGGGCGATGTGAACGGCGGCCCGCCCTTCACCCACATCGCCTACGACGACTTCCGCATCGTGCAGCGGAATCTTCTGGAGGCGGCGGCCCCCTTCGGATCCGGGCCGGCCACGCGCGACGACCGGCTCGTGCCGTACACGCTCTTCACCGACCCACAGCTCGGGCGGATCGGTCTGACCGAGACGCAGGCGCGGGAGGCCGGTCACGCGGTGCGCATCGCGCACCTGCCCATGACCCGGGTGGCGCGAGCGATCGAGACCGACGAGACCCGCGGCTTCATGAAGGCCGTCGTCGACGGCGATACCGACCGGATCCTGGGTGCCGCGATCCTCGGCCCCGAGGGGGGCGAAGTCGCCACGATCCTCCAGCTGGCCATGATGGGCGACCTGCCCTGGACCCGGCTGAGAGACACCGCGCTGTCGCACCCCACCTGGGGGGAGTCGCTGAACAACCTCTTCACGACCCTCGAATAG
- a CDS encoding response regulator, whose translation MPHEPSSHEPLPLPSTDGSSRYPSRILVVDDSATMRRTLARALREWGHEVIEAEGAHEAVAHLDPDLDLVLLDLALPRVHGLDVARTIRMRLRSEVPIILVTGHTGHTERLGAVEAGVNDFVPKPFQLAELRLRTEAQLRWRRLLERREHLALALLRRALVAAQVVSEERAHRMEGTAEGLARLVGFPWGRATLLGRVAPLHHLGLLGSSAEAPSDDGEVAAAGLSLIGDAAWRPISLARTLVRHRGEWWDGSGGPAGSRGEQIPLECRIVAVAAEWAAIIEGRTDARTEAECLAHLQALAGSRLDPDLVERFLAARPDLRDAEG comes from the coding sequence ATGCCACACGAGCCGTCATCCCACGAGCCCCTGCCGCTTCCGTCCACCGACGGAAGCAGCCGCTACCCCTCGCGCATCCTGGTCGTCGACGATTCGGCCACGATGCGCCGCACCCTCGCTCGCGCCCTGCGCGAGTGGGGCCACGAGGTGATCGAGGCGGAGGGCGCCCACGAAGCGGTGGCACACCTCGACCCGGACCTCGATCTGGTGCTCCTCGACCTCGCCCTTCCACGAGTGCACGGCCTCGATGTCGCGCGTACCATTCGAATGCGCCTGCGCTCGGAGGTCCCGATCATTCTCGTCACCGGCCACACCGGCCATACCGAGCGACTCGGGGCCGTGGAGGCGGGGGTGAACGACTTCGTACCCAAGCCCTTTCAACTCGCGGAACTGCGCTTGCGGACGGAGGCGCAGCTGAGGTGGCGACGCCTCCTCGAGCGCCGCGAGCATCTCGCGCTCGCCCTTCTCCGCCGAGCCCTCGTGGCCGCGCAGGTGGTGTCGGAGGAACGCGCCCATCGCATGGAAGGCACGGCGGAGGGGCTCGCTCGGCTCGTCGGATTTCCCTGGGGCCGGGCCACCCTCCTGGGTCGGGTCGCCCCTCTCCACCACCTCGGGCTCCTCGGGTCGTCCGCCGAAGCGCCGAGCGACGACGGCGAGGTCGCAGCCGCGGGCCTCTCGCTCATCGGCGACGCGGCCTGGCGTCCGATCTCGCTGGCTCGAACGCTCGTTCGACACCGGGGGGAATGGTGGGACGGATCGGGGGGGCCCGCCGGCAGCAGGGGGGAGCAGATTCCCCTCGAATGCCGAATCGTCGCGGTGGCGGCCGAGTGGGCCGCGATCATCGAGGGGCGCACGGACGCCCGCACCGAAGCGGAGTGCCTCGCTCACCTCCAGGCGCTCGCCGGGTCCCGGCTGGACCCGGACCTCGTCGAACGGTTCCTCGCGGCCCGCCCCGACCTTCGCGACGCCGAAGGCTGA
- a CDS encoding ABC transporter ATP-binding protein — translation MVATAMQGLTIEGVTAGYGATDIIERLDLGPLPHGELTAFVGPNAAGKSTLLRAIAGLVRTSGSIRLDGDELTRLSAGKRARRVAFMPQTPPDRLHLSVLESVIGALMVGPTDGGSDDRSPAESAMAALARIGLAERAMEPLANLSGGQRQLVGLAQALVRKPSLLLLDEPTSALDLRLQVVVMQLLRSYAREGNIVGVVIHDLGLAARWADRVVLLDEGSVVASAPPHEALTADRLNQVYGVACRLERCTRGTLQVLVDDVQGAS, via the coding sequence ATGGTGGCCACGGCCATGCAGGGATTGACCATCGAAGGGGTGACCGCCGGCTACGGCGCCACCGACATCATCGAGCGCCTCGACCTGGGGCCCCTCCCGCACGGAGAACTCACGGCCTTCGTCGGCCCCAACGCGGCCGGCAAGAGCACCCTGCTCCGGGCGATCGCCGGGCTCGTGCGGACTTCGGGATCGATCCGACTCGACGGGGACGAACTCACGCGGCTGTCGGCCGGCAAGCGCGCCCGCCGGGTGGCGTTCATGCCGCAGACCCCGCCCGATCGGCTGCATCTGTCGGTGCTCGAGAGCGTGATCGGAGCGCTCATGGTGGGTCCCACCGACGGCGGGTCGGACGACCGATCGCCGGCCGAGTCGGCGATGGCCGCCCTCGCCCGCATCGGGCTCGCCGAGCGGGCGATGGAGCCGCTGGCCAATCTCTCCGGCGGGCAGCGGCAGCTCGTGGGACTCGCTCAGGCACTGGTACGCAAGCCGTCTCTGCTGTTGCTCGACGAGCCGACGAGCGCGCTCGACCTTCGGCTTCAGGTGGTGGTGATGCAACTGCTGCGGAGCTACGCCCGCGAAGGCAACATCGTGGGGGTGGTGATCCACGACCTCGGGCTCGCCGCGCGGTGGGCCGATCGCGTGGTCCTGCTCGACGAGGGCTCGGTGGTGGCCTCGGCGCCCCCGCACGAGGCGCTCACGGCCGACCGACTCAACCAGGTGTACGGGGTGGCCTGCCGCCTCGAGCGGTGTACGCGGGGTACGCTGCAGGTGCTCGTGGACGACGTGCAGGGCGCTTCGTGA
- a CDS encoding PQQ-dependent sugar dehydrogenase, with protein sequence MARFRPATSLTLPMALLAVSLAPACAQESASDAAGQAAGAADAASPSSASADYRVVTVAEGLENPWGIAFVGDDILVTEKAGDLRVIRDGQLLEAPITGVPEVLPAGQGGLMDVVPHPDFDTNRWVYLTLSKPMGEGATTAVVRGRYDGTALTEVEELFVARSSGRNGHYGSRIAFDGQGYMFVSVGDRQASPSGDLTAHPAQDLSNHHGVIVRLHDDGRVPDDNPFVGRDGALPEIWSYGHRNPQALAFEPATGHLWSTEHGPQGGDEFNRIEPGLNYGWPVVGFGVNYGGDPIHDGTSAPGMESPEHYWVPSIATSGLAFYTGDRFPEWQGNAFAGGLAGEQIARLTVVNGEVTSEETILEGMGRVRDVRDGPDGYLYVALDDRAGRPTSIVRLEPGN encoded by the coding sequence ATGGCCCGGTTCCGCCCCGCAACCTCGCTCACCCTGCCGATGGCGCTGCTCGCCGTCTCGCTCGCTCCCGCCTGCGCCCAGGAATCCGCATCGGATGCGGCCGGGCAGGCGGCGGGGGCCGCCGACGCCGCGTCGCCGTCGTCCGCGTCGGCCGACTACCGGGTGGTGACGGTGGCCGAAGGGCTCGAGAACCCCTGGGGCATCGCCTTCGTCGGCGACGACATTCTCGTGACCGAGAAGGCCGGCGATCTGCGGGTGATCCGCGACGGCCAGCTGCTCGAGGCGCCGATCACGGGCGTGCCCGAAGTACTCCCGGCCGGCCAGGGCGGGCTGATGGACGTGGTGCCCCACCCCGACTTCGACACCAACCGATGGGTCTACCTCACGCTCTCGAAGCCGATGGGCGAAGGGGCGACCACGGCGGTGGTCCGGGGGCGCTACGACGGCACCGCGCTGACCGAGGTGGAGGAGCTGTTCGTGGCCCGGTCGAGCGGCCGCAACGGCCACTACGGTTCGCGCATCGCCTTCGACGGGCAGGGCTACATGTTCGTCTCGGTGGGCGACCGACAGGCTTCGCCGAGCGGCGATCTGACCGCCCACCCGGCGCAGGACCTCTCGAATCACCACGGCGTGATCGTGCGACTCCACGACGACGGCCGCGTGCCGGACGACAACCCCTTCGTGGGGCGCGACGGGGCGCTGCCCGAGATCTGGAGCTACGGCCACCGCAACCCGCAGGCGCTGGCCTTCGAGCCGGCCACCGGGCACCTGTGGTCCACCGAGCACGGGCCGCAGGGCGGCGACGAGTTCAACCGGATCGAGCCCGGGCTGAACTACGGCTGGCCGGTGGTGGGCTTCGGAGTCAACTACGGCGGCGACCCCATCCACGACGGCACCTCCGCTCCCGGCATGGAGTCCCCGGAGCACTACTGGGTGCCCTCGATCGCCACCTCCGGTCTCGCCTTCTACACCGGCGATCGCTTCCCCGAGTGGCAGGGCAACGCCTTCGCCGGGGGCCTCGCCGGCGAGCAGATCGCGCGCCTCACCGTCGTGAACGGCGAGGTGACCTCCGAGGAGACGATCCTCGAGGGCATGGGGCGCGTGCGCGACGTGCGCGACGGCCCCGACGGCTACCTCTACGTGGCGCTGGACGACCGCGCCGGCCGCCCCACCTCGATCGTGCGTCTCGAGCCGGGGAACTGA
- a CDS encoding iron ABC transporter permease, with amino-acid sequence MPTSTTPPDLRLYAATLRKRLALVVALALGVALAFALDLVTGPSSLGASEVLRSLFDPEALPATQQFIVREVRLPAAIAALLVGASLSLAGAEMQTILNNPLASPFTLGVSAAATLGAALAIALGITLPGVPPHWIVSANAFLFALASVFLLQSLARLRGSGAQDLVLFGIALVFAFNALVGLIQYISSEQALQQLVFWSLGSLGGADWSGVRVLGVAMLLTLPFSWRARWRMTALRMGDERARSFGVEVGRLRFAALLRVSLLAATSVALAGTIGFIGLVGPHLARLLVGDDHRFLLPASALAGALVLSLASTASKALVPGAVVPLGIVTSLIGVPAFLALVIGRRERL; translated from the coding sequence GTGCCGACCTCCACCACCCCTCCCGACCTCCGCCTCTACGCCGCCACCCTCCGGAAGCGGCTCGCGCTGGTCGTGGCACTGGCGCTGGGCGTGGCGCTGGCGTTCGCGCTCGACCTCGTGACCGGTCCGTCGTCGCTCGGGGCCTCCGAGGTGCTGCGCTCGCTCTTCGATCCGGAGGCGCTGCCGGCCACGCAGCAGTTCATCGTGCGCGAGGTGCGGCTGCCGGCCGCCATCGCGGCGCTGCTGGTGGGGGCGTCGCTCTCGCTGGCGGGGGCGGAGATGCAGACGATCCTCAACAACCCGCTGGCCAGCCCCTTCACCCTCGGCGTGTCGGCCGCGGCCACCCTCGGTGCCGCGCTGGCGATCGCCCTCGGGATCACCCTCCCCGGCGTGCCCCCGCACTGGATCGTGTCGGCCAACGCCTTCCTCTTCGCGCTCGCATCGGTGTTCCTGCTCCAGAGCCTCGCTCGCCTGCGGGGATCGGGAGCCCAGGACCTGGTGCTCTTCGGCATCGCGCTGGTGTTCGCCTTCAACGCGCTCGTCGGGCTGATCCAGTACATCTCGAGCGAGCAGGCGCTGCAGCAGCTCGTGTTCTGGAGCCTGGGCAGTCTGGGAGGCGCCGACTGGAGCGGTGTGCGGGTGCTCGGCGTCGCGATGCTGCTCACCCTGCCCTTCTCCTGGCGGGCCCGCTGGCGCATGACCGCGCTGCGCATGGGCGACGAGCGAGCGCGCAGCTTCGGGGTGGAGGTCGGGCGACTCCGGTTCGCCGCGCTTCTGCGGGTGAGCCTGCTGGCCGCCACCTCCGTGGCGCTCGCGGGTACGATCGGCTTCATCGGGCTGGTCGGGCCGCATCTGGCCCGGCTGCTGGTCGGCGACGACCACCGCTTTCTCCTGCCGGCGAGTGCGCTGGCGGGGGCGCTGGTGCTCTCGCTCGCCTCCACCGCCAGCAAGGCCCTCGTCCCCGGGGCGGTGGTGCCGCTGGGGATCGTGACCTCGTTGATCGGTGTGCCCGCCTTCCTCGCGCTGGTGATCGGTCGAAGGGAGCGTTTGTGA
- a CDS encoding type 1 glutamine amidotransferase domain-containing protein, giving the protein MSYDLHGMRVAVLATHGFEASELLEPVSALREAGADVDIIAPESGSIRGWADGDWGDSVDVDHTVDSVSAENYRALVLPGGVMNPDSLRTNRDAVRFTREFFDQGKPVAAICHGPWLLVEADVLEGREVTSWPSIRTDLRNAGATVHDDEVVVDEGLVTSRKPEDLPAFIDKMLEEIAEGVHAGQTA; this is encoded by the coding sequence ATGAGCTACGATCTGCATGGCATGCGCGTCGCCGTACTCGCCACCCACGGCTTCGAGGCCTCGGAACTGCTGGAGCCCGTGTCGGCGCTGCGCGAGGCGGGAGCCGACGTCGACATCATCGCCCCCGAGAGCGGCTCGATCCGCGGCTGGGCCGACGGCGACTGGGGCGACTCGGTGGACGTCGACCACACGGTCGACAGCGTCTCGGCGGAGAACTACCGGGCCCTCGTGCTCCCCGGTGGCGTGATGAATCCCGACTCGCTGCGCACGAACCGCGACGCCGTCCGCTTCACCCGCGAGTTCTTCGACCAGGGCAAGCCGGTGGCGGCGATCTGCCACGGCCCGTGGCTCCTGGTCGAAGCCGACGTGCTCGAGGGTCGCGAGGTCACGTCCTGGCCCTCGATCCGGACCGACCTCCGCAACGCCGGGGCCACCGTGCACGACGACGAGGTGGTGGTCGACGAGGGCCTCGTGACGAGCCGCAAGCCCGAGGATCTGCCCGCCTTCATCGACAAGATGCTCGAAGAGATCGCCGAGGGCGTGCACGCCGGACAGACCGCCTGA